A window of the Vibrio ostreae genome harbors these coding sequences:
- a CDS encoding Nif3-like dinuclear metal center hexameric protein, whose protein sequence is MNNLQLEMLLNDTLSPQLIKDYCPNGLQVEGKSEVKKIVTGVTASKALIEKAIELNADALLVHHGYFWKGENEAIRGMKGTRIRQLIKHDINLLAYHLPLDIHPELGNNAQLAKRLGIKVEGGLEGHPQSVAMYGSLAEALSGDQLAQRISQVLSRAPLHIAPEMADKPIKKVAWCTGGGQDYIELAAAQGMDAFISGEISERTTYSARELNIHYFSAGHHATERYGVKALGEWLAAEHGFEVEFVDIDNPV, encoded by the coding sequence ATGAATAATTTACAACTTGAAATGTTGCTCAATGACACGCTGTCGCCACAGCTGATTAAAGATTATTGCCCGAACGGTTTGCAGGTTGAGGGTAAATCGGAAGTCAAAAAAATTGTTACCGGTGTGACAGCATCTAAGGCGCTGATAGAAAAAGCGATAGAGCTTAATGCTGATGCGTTGCTGGTCCATCATGGCTATTTCTGGAAAGGTGAAAATGAGGCGATTCGCGGTATGAAAGGTACGCGCATCCGTCAGTTAATTAAGCATGATATCAACCTGCTGGCCTATCATTTACCACTTGATATCCATCCTGAGCTGGGTAATAACGCGCAACTGGCCAAGCGACTGGGTATTAAGGTTGAAGGTGGACTTGAAGGGCATCCGCAATCGGTGGCGATGTATGGTTCATTGGCTGAGGCGCTCAGCGGAGATCAATTGGCACAGCGTATCAGCCAGGTACTCAGCCGGGCACCGCTGCACATTGCCCCGGAGATGGCAGACAAACCGATTAAAAAAGTCGCCTGGTGTACCGGTGGTGGTCAGGATTATATTGAACTGGCGGCAGCGCAGGGTATGGATGCGTTTATCTCCGGTGAAATCTCAGAACGCACCACATACAGTGCTCGTGAGCTTAACATTCATTATTTCTCTGCGGGCCATCATGCTACGGAACGCTATGGGGTGAAGGCGCTGGGGGAGTGGCTGGCGGCCGAGCACGGATTTGAGGTTGAATTTGTCGATATTGATAATCCGGTATAA
- the sdhD gene encoding succinate dehydrogenase, hydrophobic membrane anchor protein produces MVKHVSSFGRNGVHDFLLIRASAIIMTLYTIYIVAFCAFTDISYVSWTEFFGGTFTKVFTMLALVCILIHGWIGLWQVLTDYVKCAKLRGGLQLVVIAVLFGYFFSGLFVLWGA; encoded by the coding sequence ATGGTAAAACACGTTTCCTCATTTGGTCGTAACGGGGTTCATGATTTTCTGTTGATTCGCGCCAGCGCAATCATCATGACTCTGTACACCATCTATATCGTTGCCTTTTGTGCATTTACTGATATCTCTTACGTTTCCTGGACCGAGTTCTTCGGCGGCACGTTTACCAAAGTGTTCACTATGCTGGCCTTGGTATGCATCCTTATCCACGGCTGGATCGGCTTGTGGCAGGTTCTGACCGACTACGTCAAGTGCGCTAAACTGCGTGGCGGTTTGCAGCTTGTCGTGATCGCCGTGTTGTTCGGATACTTTTTCTCTGGCCTATTTGTATTGTGGGGTGCGTAA
- a CDS encoding citrate synthase, protein MADKKATLHIEGKAPIELPIMDGSLGPQVIDVRKLGSNGYFTFDPGFLATASCESQITYIDGDKGVLLHRGFPIDQLANNADYLEVCYILLYGEAPNRDQYEEFKRTVTRHTMVHEQIASFFHGFRRDAHPMAVMCGVVGALAAFYHDSLDINNDSHREIAAYRLLSKMPTLAAMCYKYSTGQPFIYPRNDLGYAENFLHMMFATPCEEYEVNPVVARAMDKIFTLHADHEQNASTSTVRLAGSSGANPFACIAAGIASLWGPAHGGANEACLRMLEEIGSVDQIPEYVERAKDKDDPFRLMGFGHRVYKNYDPRATVMREACHEVLKELSIKDPLLDVAMELERIALSDEYFIEKKLYPNVDFYSGIILKAIGIPVSMFTVIFAMSRTIGWIAHWNEMHSDPGSRIGRPRQLYTGQGLRDFVPLHERE, encoded by the coding sequence ATGGCAGATAAGAAAGCGACCCTTCATATCGAAGGCAAAGCGCCAATCGAACTGCCGATTATGGATGGCTCACTGGGCCCTCAGGTAATCGACGTTCGTAAATTAGGTTCAAATGGTTACTTCACTTTTGACCCTGGTTTTCTTGCCACTGCATCTTGTGAATCTCAAATCACTTATATCGATGGTGACAAAGGTGTTCTGCTACACCGCGGTTTCCCTATCGACCAGTTAGCCAATAACGCTGATTACCTAGAAGTGTGTTATATTCTGCTTTACGGTGAAGCCCCTAATCGCGATCAGTACGAAGAATTCAAACGTACCGTTACTCGTCACACTATGGTCCATGAGCAAATCGCAAGCTTTTTCCACGGCTTCCGTCGTGATGCTCACCCAATGGCAGTAATGTGTGGCGTGGTGGGTGCCCTGGCAGCCTTCTACCATGATTCACTGGACATCAACAACGACTCGCACCGGGAAATCGCTGCGTACCGTCTACTGTCTAAAATGCCTACACTGGCAGCAATGTGTTATAAATACTCAACAGGTCAACCGTTTATCTACCCACGCAATGATCTGGGCTACGCTGAAAACTTCCTGCACATGATGTTCGCAACACCATGTGAGGAGTACGAAGTGAACCCGGTTGTCGCCCGTGCGATGGACAAGATCTTTACTCTGCACGCAGACCATGAACAAAACGCCTCGACGTCAACAGTTCGTCTGGCTGGTTCTTCTGGTGCTAACCCATTTGCATGTATTGCCGCCGGTATTGCATCGCTATGGGGTCCGGCTCACGGCGGCGCGAACGAAGCGTGTCTGCGTATGCTGGAAGAGATTGGGTCAGTTGATCAGATCCCTGAGTATGTTGAACGTGCGAAAGACAAAGATGACCCATTCCGTCTGATGGGCTTCGGTCACCGCGTGTACAAAAACTATGACCCGCGTGCAACTGTAATGCGCGAAGCGTGTCACGAAGTGCTGAAAGAGCTCAGCATCAAGGATCCACTGCTGGATGTGGCGATGGAACTTGAGCGTATCGCTCTGTCTGATGAATACTTCATCGAGAAGAAACTCTACCCGAACGTAGACTTCTATTCCGGTATTATTCTGAAAGCGATCGGTATCCCGGTGTCTATGTTCACTGTAATCTTCGCGATGTCGCGGACTATCGGCTGGATTGCTCACTGGAATGAAATGCACAGCGACCCGGGCAGCCGTATCGGTCGTCCACGTCAGCTGTACACTGGTCAGGGTCTGCGTGACTTCGTGCCTCTGCACGAACGCGAATAA
- a CDS encoding DUF1853 family protein, with protein sequence MDLEQLTHWVATTPSLFESAPPIAGTPPFRKPASQKWAEYQGNRRLGFLYQHLCLQLFSATPRYHSVSDEIQLNQHGRTLGSIDFIVKNSKTEQYEHWEVAVKFYLLQNGLWYGPNAQDRLDLKLAHMLNHQLPMSTNDAFIKTYPLWANAQPNLLMQGRLYVNPFEPETVPEDCLGFRLNQSQVSGYWCYDHQFAQIEEPLYLLDKSQWLTGRSADTERFHGDADGFVHCQSESGQFWFVVPRDWPHNIGA encoded by the coding sequence ATGGATCTGGAACAACTCACCCACTGGGTAGCCACTACCCCATCACTGTTTGAATCTGCCCCGCCGATTGCCGGCACACCGCCATTTCGTAAGCCCGCTTCGCAGAAATGGGCTGAATATCAGGGCAACCGCCGTCTGGGCTTTCTTTATCAGCATTTATGTTTGCAACTCTTCTCTGCCACGCCGCGTTATCACTCTGTATCGGACGAGATTCAGCTCAATCAACATGGCCGTACACTGGGCTCCATCGATTTTATCGTTAAAAACAGCAAAACCGAGCAGTATGAGCACTGGGAAGTCGCGGTAAAGTTTTATCTGCTCCAGAATGGGCTATGGTACGGCCCGAATGCCCAGGACCGACTGGATCTCAAACTGGCCCATATGCTCAACCACCAGTTGCCGATGTCAACCAACGATGCGTTCATCAAAACCTATCCTTTATGGGCCAATGCACAACCCAATTTGCTGATGCAGGGACGTCTGTACGTCAATCCGTTCGAGCCGGAAACCGTGCCCGAAGACTGTCTGGGCTTTCGCCTCAATCAGTCGCAGGTCAGCGGATACTGGTGTTATGATCATCAGTTCGCTCAGATAGAAGAACCACTTTACCTGCTGGACAAATCACAATGGCTGACCGGGCGCAGCGCGGATACCGAGCGTTTTCACGGCGACGCCGACGGTTTTGT
- a CDS encoding succinate dehydrogenase iron-sulfur subunit, which translates to MKMNFSLYRYNPDVDKKPYMKDYVLEVEEGSDMMVLDALILLKEQDPSIAFRRSCREGVCGSDGLNMNGKNGLACITPLSALKGDKIVIRPLPGLPVIRDLIVDMTQFYDNYAKVKPFLIADDALPPSRENLQSPEDRAHLDGLYECIMCACCTTSCPSFWWNPDKFIGPAGLLAAYRWLIDSRDTATDERLSNLDDAFSVFRCHGIMNCVSVCPKGLNPTKAIGHIKSMLVNRSV; encoded by the coding sequence ATGAAAATGAACTTCTCTCTGTACCGCTACAATCCGGATGTCGATAAAAAGCCTTACATGAAAGACTACGTGCTTGAAGTGGAAGAAGGCTCTGACATGATGGTTCTGGATGCGCTGATTCTGCTCAAAGAGCAAGACCCGTCGATTGCGTTCCGCCGTTCATGCCGTGAAGGTGTGTGTGGCTCGGACGGTCTTAACATGAATGGTAAAAATGGTCTGGCGTGTATCACTCCATTGTCGGCGTTAAAAGGCGACAAAATTGTGATTCGTCCGCTGCCAGGTCTGCCGGTAATTCGTGACCTGATCGTTGATATGACTCAGTTCTACGATAACTACGCCAAAGTGAAACCATTCCTGATTGCTGACGATGCATTACCACCATCGCGTGAGAATCTGCAATCTCCGGAAGATCGCGCACATCTTGATGGCTTGTATGAATGTATCATGTGTGCATGTTGTACAACGTCCTGCCCATCATTCTGGTGGAATCCGGACAAATTTATCGGTCCTGCGGGCTTACTGGCCGCTTATCGTTGGTTGATCGACAGCCGCGACACCGCGACAGACGAACGCTTATCCAATCTTGATGACGCATTCAGCGTTTTCCGTTGCCACGGCATCATGAACTGTGTAAGTGTTTGTCCGAAAGGATTGAATCCGACGAAAGCAATCGGCCATATCAAGTCGATGCTGGTAAACCGTTCGGTTTAG
- the sucA gene encoding 2-oxoglutarate dehydrogenase E1 component: protein MHNGVMKAWLESSHLAGANATYVEDLYELYLSDPDLVSEEWKRVFEGLPAQPDNVAEQPHSRVRDYFRRLAQETKHYSVQVSDPEVDAKQVKVLQLINAYRFRGHEAAQLDPLGLWKRPPVAELDPSFHSLTAEDMEETFNVGSFAVGKETMRLKDIYQSLNNIYCGSVGAEYMHMTDTEQKRWIQQRLEPVVGQPSFTLDEKQTFLEELTAAEGLERYLGAKFPGAKRFSLEGGDAMIPMTKELIRHAGKTGMREVVIGMAHRGRLNMLVNVLGKKPQDLFDEFAGKHDETWGTGDVKYHQGFSADFATPGGDVHLALAFNPSHLEIVNPVVMGSVRARQDRLGDDDGSKVLPITIHGDSAVAGQGVVAETFNMSLARGYCVGGTVRIVVNNQVGFTTSNPRDTRSTMYCTDIAKMVQAPIFHVNSDDPEAVAFVTRLALDYRNEFKRDVVIDLVCYRRHGHNEADEPNATQPLMYQKIKKHPTPRKLYADVLIDRKESDIETATQLVNEYRDALDRGEVVVKEWRPMTMHSVDWSPYLGHEWNEEWANKYPLERLQELGQRVCQYPESHKLQSRVDKIYNDRRAMLSGEKMLDWGMAETLAYATLVDDSKRIRLSGQDSGRGTFFHRHSVLHNQGDASTYIPLSNIHDNQGPFEVIDSVLSEEAVLAFEYGYATAEPGGLTIWEAQFGDFANGAQVVVDQFISSGEQKWGRLCGLTMLLPHGYEGQGPEHSSARLERYLQLCAEQNMQVVVPSTPAQVYHMLRRQVVRKMRRPLIVMSPKSLLRHPLCVSSMEELAEGAFQAAIPEIDTLDPAKVKRVVFCSGKVYYDLLEQRRSNEQEDVAIVRIEQLYPFPIEEVQAAIAPYTNVVDYVWCQEEPQNQGAWYSSQHNFRAAIPAGADLKYAGRPASASPAVGYMSVHLKQQKALVEDALTLA, encoded by the coding sequence ATGCACAACGGCGTGATGAAGGCATGGCTCGAGTCTTCACACTTGGCTGGCGCCAATGCAACTTACGTAGAGGACCTCTACGAACTGTATCTAAGTGATCCCGATCTGGTCAGTGAGGAGTGGAAACGTGTTTTTGAAGGGCTGCCTGCGCAACCCGACAATGTGGCAGAACAGCCACATTCACGTGTCCGTGACTACTTCAGACGACTCGCTCAAGAAACAAAGCATTACAGTGTCCAAGTTAGTGATCCTGAAGTCGATGCAAAACAAGTAAAAGTCCTACAGCTGATTAACGCATACCGCTTTCGCGGACACGAAGCAGCCCAATTGGACCCTCTCGGATTGTGGAAACGCCCTCCTGTGGCGGAATTAGACCCCTCTTTCCACAGCCTGACTGCCGAAGATATGGAAGAAACTTTCAACGTAGGTTCATTTGCGGTTGGCAAAGAAACCATGCGTCTGAAAGACATCTATCAATCTCTCAACAACATCTATTGTGGCTCGGTTGGTGCAGAATACATGCACATGACAGACACAGAGCAAAAACGTTGGATTCAGCAACGTCTTGAGCCTGTGGTCGGACAGCCGTCGTTCACTCTGGATGAAAAGCAAACTTTCCTGGAAGAATTAACCGCAGCTGAAGGTCTGGAACGCTATCTGGGGGCAAAATTCCCGGGTGCAAAGCGTTTCTCACTGGAAGGTGGCGACGCGATGATTCCAATGACCAAAGAACTGATTCGTCATGCGGGTAAAACCGGTATGCGTGAAGTGGTCATCGGGATGGCGCACCGTGGCCGTCTGAATATGCTGGTCAACGTTCTGGGTAAGAAACCGCAGGATCTGTTCGATGAGTTTGCAGGTAAGCATGACGAAACCTGGGGTACCGGTGATGTGAAATATCACCAGGGTTTCTCGGCTGACTTTGCAACGCCTGGTGGTGATGTGCATTTAGCACTAGCATTCAACCCATCACACCTGGAAATCGTCAACCCTGTGGTTATGGGCTCGGTACGCGCTCGTCAGGATCGTCTCGGCGATGATGACGGTAGCAAAGTTCTGCCAATTACCATCCACGGTGACTCTGCTGTTGCCGGTCAGGGTGTCGTGGCTGAAACCTTCAACATGTCTCTGGCGCGCGGTTACTGCGTGGGCGGTACGGTTCGCATCGTGGTGAATAATCAGGTCGGCTTTACTACCTCCAACCCTCGTGATACTCGCTCGACCATGTACTGTACTGACATTGCGAAGATGGTTCAGGCGCCGATTTTCCACGTTAACTCGGATGATCCGGAAGCGGTTGCTTTCGTTACCCGTCTGGCGCTGGATTATCGTAATGAGTTCAAACGCGACGTAGTGATTGACCTGGTATGTTACCGCCGGCATGGTCACAATGAAGCGGATGAGCCAAATGCGACTCAGCCTCTGATGTATCAGAAAATCAAAAAGCATCCGACACCTCGTAAGCTGTACGCGGATGTGCTGATTGACCGTAAAGAAAGTGATATCGAAACCGCGACTCAGCTGGTGAATGAATATCGCGATGCTCTGGACCGCGGCGAAGTCGTAGTGAAAGAGTGGCGTCCGATGACGATGCACTCGGTTGACTGGTCACCATACCTGGGCCATGAGTGGAATGAAGAGTGGGCCAACAAATACCCGCTTGAGCGTCTGCAAGAACTGGGTCAGCGTGTTTGTCAGTATCCTGAAAGCCACAAGCTGCAAAGCCGGGTAGATAAAATCTACAACGACCGTCGCGCGATGCTTTCCGGCGAAAAAATGCTCGACTGGGGTATGGCGGAAACACTGGCTTACGCCACTTTGGTGGATGACAGCAAACGTATCCGTCTCTCAGGTCAGGATTCCGGTCGTGGAACCTTTTTCCACCGTCATTCAGTTCTGCACAACCAGGGCGATGCCAGCACTTACATTCCGCTGAGCAACATTCATGACAACCAGGGTCCGTTCGAAGTGATTGACTCGGTTCTGTCAGAAGAGGCAGTACTGGCGTTCGAATATGGTTATGCCACAGCAGAACCCGGCGGCCTGACTATCTGGGAAGCGCAGTTTGGTGACTTTGCCAACGGAGCTCAGGTGGTGGTGGACCAGTTCATCTCTTCCGGTGAGCAGAAGTGGGGACGCTTGTGCGGCCTGACTATGCTACTGCCACACGGTTATGAAGGTCAGGGCCCAGAGCACTCCTCTGCTCGCCTTGAGCGTTACTTGCAGTTGTGTGCTGAGCAGAATATGCAGGTTGTTGTACCGTCGACTCCGGCTCAGGTTTACCACATGCTGCGTCGTCAGGTGGTGCGTAAGATGCGTCGTCCGCTGATCGTGATGTCACCGAAATCGCTGCTGCGTCATCCGCTGTGTGTTTCCAGCATGGAAGAGCTGGCTGAGGGGGCATTCCAGGCCGCAATTCCGGAAATCGACACGCTGGACCCTGCCAAGGTGAAACGCGTGGTGTTCTGTTCAGGTAAAGTTTACTACGACCTGCTGGAACAGCGCCGCAGTAACGAGCAGGAAGACGTCGCGATTGTACGTATCGAACAGCTGTACCCATTCCCGATTGAAGAAGTACAGGCTGCTATCGCCCCGTACACCAATGTGGTGGACTATGTTTGGTGTCAGGAAGAGCCGCAAAACCAAGGCGCCTGGTACTCTAGCCAGCACAACTTCCGCGCAGCCATCCCAGCTGGTGCGGATCTGAAATATGCAGGCCGTCCTGCTTCTGCTTCACCAGCAGTAGGTTACATGTCGGTACACTTGAAACAACAAAAAGCGTTGGTTGAAGACGCTCTGACCCTAGCTTAA
- the sdhC gene encoding succinate dehydrogenase cytochrome b556 subunit translates to MSKPVKERKSRPVNLDLQTISFPITAIASILHRVAGVITFVAIGILLWLLSMSLSSQEGFIEASDIVGGFFVKFILWGILTALAYHIAGGVRHLLMDLGYFEELESGAQSAKVAFGATVVLSLLAGVLVW, encoded by the coding sequence GTGAGCAAGCCCGTGAAAGAAAGAAAGTCTAGACCTGTTAATTTAGATCTGCAGACCATCAGCTTTCCGATCACAGCAATCGCTTCTATCCTTCACCGCGTGGCGGGGGTTATTACGTTTGTAGCAATCGGAATTCTGCTTTGGTTATTATCCATGTCATTATCCTCCCAAGAAGGGTTCATCGAAGCGAGCGATATCGTTGGCGGTTTCTTCGTGAAATTTATTCTGTGGGGTATTCTGACCGCATTGGCGTACCACATCGCTGGTGGTGTTCGTCATTTACTTATGGACCTTGGCTATTTTGAAGAGCTTGAGTCTGGTGCGCAGAGCGCGAAAGTGGCGTTCGGCGCTACTGTGGTTCTCTCTCTGTTGGCGGGGGTTTTGGTATGGTAA
- the odhB gene encoding 2-oxoglutarate dehydrogenase complex dihydrolipoyllysine-residue succinyltransferase encodes MTVEILVPDLPESVADATVATWHKQPGDAVARDEVIVEIETDKVVLEVPAPEDGVLEAILEEEGSTVLSKQLLARIKKGAVAGEPTKDTTSASESSPDKRHKATLTEESNDALSPAVRRLLAEHNLEASQVKGTGVGGRITREDIEAFLAADKKAPQAAQEAPVQAPVAARSEKRVPMTRLRKRVAERLLEAKNSTAMLTTFNEVNMKPIMDLRKQYQDVFEKKHGIRLGFMSFYVKAVTEALKRFPEVNASIDGDEIVYHNFFDISIAVSTPRGLVTPVLKDSDTLGMAQIEKGIKELAVKGRDGKLTVDELTGGNFTITNGGVFGSLMSTPIINPPQAAILGMHKIQDRAMVVDGKIEILPMMYLALSYDHRLIDGRESVGFLVTIKELLEDPTRLLLDV; translated from the coding sequence ATGACAGTTGAAATTCTGGTTCCAGATTTACCTGAATCAGTAGCAGACGCAACCGTTGCGACATGGCACAAACAACCAGGTGACGCCGTTGCACGCGATGAAGTGATTGTAGAAATTGAAACCGACAAAGTAGTACTGGAAGTTCCGGCTCCTGAAGATGGCGTGCTGGAAGCTATTCTGGAAGAGGAAGGCTCGACCGTACTGTCTAAGCAACTGCTGGCTCGCATCAAAAAAGGCGCGGTTGCCGGTGAGCCGACTAAGGACACCACCAGTGCAAGCGAATCTTCACCAGACAAACGCCATAAAGCGACACTGACGGAAGAGAGCAACGATGCACTGAGCCCGGCGGTTCGTCGTCTGCTGGCTGAACATAACCTGGAAGCCTCTCAGGTGAAAGGTACGGGTGTTGGCGGTCGCATCACTCGTGAAGACATCGAAGCCTTCCTGGCTGCTGATAAGAAAGCGCCTCAGGCAGCACAAGAAGCACCTGTTCAGGCTCCGGTTGCAGCACGCAGTGAAAAACGCGTTCCAATGACCCGCCTGCGTAAGCGTGTGGCTGAGCGTCTGCTGGAAGCGAAAAACAGCACTGCTATGCTGACCACGTTTAACGAAGTCAACATGAAACCTATCATGGATCTGCGTAAGCAGTACCAGGATGTGTTTGAGAAGAAACACGGCATCCGTCTGGGCTTCATGTCTTTCTACGTTAAAGCGGTGACCGAAGCGCTGAAACGTTTCCCTGAAGTGAATGCGTCAATCGACGGCGACGAGATTGTTTACCACAATTTCTTCGATATCAGCATCGCGGTTTCTACGCCACGTGGTCTGGTGACTCCGGTACTGAAAGACTCAGATACACTGGGCATGGCTCAGATCGAAAAAGGTATCAAAGAGCTGGCAGTGAAAGGTCGTGACGGCAAACTGACGGTTGACGAACTGACTGGCGGTAACTTCACTATCACTAACGGTGGTGTGTTTGGTTCCCTGATGTCAACGCCAATCATCAACCCGCCACAAGCGGCTATTCTGGGTATGCACAAAATCCAGGACCGTGCCATGGTTGTCGACGGCAAGATTGAAATCCTGCCAATGATGTATCTGGCGCTGTCTTACGACCACCGTTTAATCGACGGTCGTGAGTCAGTTGGCTTCCTGGTAACCATCAAAGAGTTGCTGGAAGACCCAACACGTCTGCTGTTAGACGTTTAA
- the sdhA gene encoding succinate dehydrogenase flavoprotein subunit, giving the protein MTIPVREFDAVVIGAGGAGMRAALQISEQGLTCALLSKVFPTRSHTVSAQGGITVALGNSHKDNWQWHMYDTVKGSDYIGDQNAIEYMCKNGPESVIELEKMGLPFSRFENGSIYQRPFGGQSKEFGGEQAARTAAAADRTGHALLHTLYQQNIKHKTTIFSEWYALDLVKNQDGAVMGCTALCMETGEICYFKAKATVLATGGAGRIYASTTNAHINTGDGVGMALRAGVPMQDMEMWQFHPTGIAGAGVLVTEGCRGEGGYLLNKDGERFMERYAPNAKDLAGRDVVARSMMIEIREGRGCDGPWGPHIKLKLDHLGKDVLESRLPGICELSRTFAHVDPVKEPIPVIPTCHYMMGGVPTQVSGQAIKQTAAGQDVEVQGLFACGEIASVSVHGANRLGGNSLLDLVVFGRATGLHLGETLAAQAEARPATESDIEASLARTMRWENSKGGEDPVQIRKDLQRCMQNSFSVFREGDAMANGLEELKVIRERLKDAHLADKSQEFNTQRVECLELDNLMETAFSTAVAANYRTESRGAHARFDFPDRDDANWLCHSIYNPETEQMNKRDVNMTPVHREAFPPKVRTY; this is encoded by the coding sequence GTGACTATTCCAGTTCGTGAGTTTGATGCCGTAGTAATCGGCGCAGGTGGTGCTGGCATGCGTGCAGCACTGCAAATTTCAGAGCAAGGTTTGACTTGTGCTCTGTTGTCAAAAGTGTTTCCAACTCGTTCTCACACGGTATCGGCGCAAGGCGGTATCACAGTGGCACTGGGCAACTCGCACAAAGATAATTGGCAATGGCACATGTATGACACCGTAAAAGGTTCTGATTACATCGGTGACCAGAACGCTATCGAATACATGTGTAAAAATGGCCCGGAATCGGTAATTGAGCTGGAGAAAATGGGTCTGCCATTCTCTCGTTTCGAAAATGGCTCGATTTATCAGCGTCCGTTTGGTGGCCAGTCTAAAGAGTTTGGTGGCGAGCAGGCTGCACGTACTGCAGCAGCGGCTGACCGTACTGGTCACGCACTGCTACATACTCTTTATCAACAAAACATTAAACATAAAACCACCATTTTCTCAGAATGGTACGCACTGGATCTGGTGAAAAACCAGGATGGTGCTGTGATGGGTTGTACCGCACTGTGCATGGAAACCGGCGAGATCTGTTACTTCAAAGCGAAGGCAACGGTTCTGGCAACGGGTGGTGCAGGCCGTATTTACGCATCGACCACTAACGCGCACATTAACACCGGTGATGGTGTTGGTATGGCTCTGCGCGCTGGCGTACCTATGCAGGATATGGAAATGTGGCAATTCCACCCAACCGGCATTGCCGGCGCCGGCGTGCTGGTGACCGAAGGCTGTCGTGGTGAAGGTGGTTACCTGCTTAATAAAGACGGCGAACGTTTCATGGAGCGTTACGCACCCAACGCCAAAGACCTGGCTGGTCGTGACGTGGTAGCGCGTTCAATGATGATCGAGATCCGTGAAGGCCGTGGTTGCGATGGTCCGTGGGGCCCGCACATCAAGCTGAAACTGGATCATTTGGGTAAAGACGTGCTTGAGTCTCGTCTGCCTGGTATCTGTGAATTGTCACGTACCTTTGCTCACGTTGATCCGGTGAAAGAACCGATTCCGGTTATCCCGACCTGTCACTATATGATGGGTGGTGTTCCAACGCAGGTTTCCGGTCAGGCTATCAAGCAAACGGCAGCAGGTCAGGACGTTGAAGTTCAGGGTCTGTTTGCCTGTGGTGAAATTGCTTCTGTATCGGTCCACGGTGCCAACCGTCTGGGTGGCAACTCGCTGCTTGACCTGGTGGTATTCGGCCGTGCAACCGGCCTGCACCTGGGTGAAACCCTGGCTGCACAGGCTGAGGCTCGTCCGGCAACTGAGTCAGACATTGAAGCTTCACTGGCGCGTACCATGCGTTGGGAAAACAGCAAGGGCGGCGAAGATCCGGTGCAAATCCGTAAAGACCTGCAACGTTGCATGCAAAACAGCTTCTCGGTATTCCGTGAAGGTGATGCAATGGCAAACGGCCTGGAAGAGCTGAAAGTGATTCGTGAACGTCTGAAAGATGCTCATCTGGCGGACAAGTCACAGGAATTCAACACCCAGCGCGTTGAGTGTCTGGAGCTGGATAACCTGATGGAAACCGCTTTCTCGACTGCGGTTGCAGCGAACTACCGTACCGAAAGCCGCGGTGCCCACGCTCGTTTCGACTTCCCTGATCGTGACGATGCAAACTGGCTGTGCCACTCGATTTACAACCCGGAAACTGAGCAGATGAACAAGCGTGATGTCAACATGACGCCGGTTCACCGCGAAGCGTTCCCGCCAAAAGTACGTACTTACTAA